In Mugil cephalus isolate CIBA_MC_2020 chromosome 20, CIBA_Mcephalus_1.1, whole genome shotgun sequence, the following are encoded in one genomic region:
- the atp6v0a1a gene encoding V-type proton ATPase 116 kDa subunit a isoform X3, whose amino-acid sequence MGELFRSEEMTLAQLFLQSEAAYCCVSELGEIGMVQFRDLNPDVNVFQRKFVNEVRRCEEMDRKLRFVEKEIKKANIPIIDTGENPEVPFPRDMIDLEATFEKLENELKEINTNQEALKKNFLELTELKHILRRTQQFFDEMEDPSLLEESSILLEPNDPHRAPLRLGFVAGVIGRERIPTFERMLWRVCRGNVFLRQADIEDSLEDPTTGDQVHKSVFIIFFQGDQLKNRVKKICEGFRATLYPCPETPQERKEMLAGVNARIDDLQMVLNQTEDHRQRVLQAAAKTVRVWFIKVRKMKAIYHTLNLCNIDVTQKCLIAEVWCPVSDLDSIQFALRRGTEKSGSTVPSILNRMQTKQTPPTYNKTNKFTSGFQNIVDAYGIGSYREINPAPYTIITFPFLFAVMFGDLGHGTLMTCAALYLVLRESRLMAQKNDNEMFSMVFAGRYIILLMGIFSMYTGIIYNDCFSKSLNVFGSGWSVKPMFMRQRGGNWTFDTLEGNAVLQLDPVIDGVFNGPYPIGIDPIWSISTNKLTFLNSFKMKMSVILGVIHMTFGVTLSLFNHLYFKKPLNIYLGFIPEIVFMTSLFGYLVILIFYKWVSYDARISKDAPSLLIAFINMFLFNYDDPSNKPLYRGQMVLQSFLVVIALACVPCMLIVKTLILRRQYLWRKNLGTQNFGGIRVGNGPTEDEAEIIQHDQLSQHSEEEPEFNFGDVAVHQAIHTIEYCLGCISNTASYLRLWALSLAHAQLSEVLWTMVMRIGLSSRGLGGFILLAIVFYFFAVLTVAILLIMEGLSAFLHALRLHWVEFQNKFYTGQGFKFLPFTFDSILDGRFED is encoded by the exons ATGGGAGAACTCTTCAGAAGTGAAGAGATGACCCTGGCGCAGCTCTTCCTCCAGTCGGAAGCTGCTTACTGCTGTGTCAGTGAGCTGGGAGAGATCGGGATGGTGCAGTTTCGCGAT CTAAATCCGGATGTGAACGTGTTCCAGCGGAAGTTTGTCAACGAAGTGCGGCGATGTGAGGAGATGGATCGCAAACTGA GGTttgtggaaaaagaaattaagaagGCCAACATCCCGATAATTGACACCGGAGAAAACCCTGAAGTCCCCTTTCCGAGGGACATGATCGACCTCGAG GCCACTTTCGAGAAGCTCGAGAACGAACTgaaggaaataaatacaaaccaagaGGCCCTGAAGAAGAACTTCCTGGAGCTGACCGAGCTCAAGCACATTCTGCGGCGCACGCAACAATTTTTTGACGAG ATGGAAGATCCCAGTTTACTCGAGGAGTCGTCGATTCTCCTGGAGCCCAACGATCCACACAGAGCCCCGCTCAGACTGGG GTTTGTAGCTGGAGTCATCGGCAGGGAACGTATTCCCACATTTGAGAGGATGCTGTGGAGAGTTTGCAGAGGAAACGTGTTCCTGAGGCAGGCAGATATTGAAGATTCTCTGGAGGACCCAACTACG GGCGACCAGGTCCACAAGTCTGTCTTCATCATATTCTTCCAGGGAGACCAGCTCAAGAACAGAGTCAAGAAAATCTGCGAGGG ATTCAGAGCAACACTGTACCCGTGCCCAGAAACGCCccaggagaggaaagagatgcTGGCGGGAGTGAACGCTCGCATCGACGACCTGCAAATG GTGCTGAACCAGACCGAGGACCACAGGCAGAGGGTCCTGCAGGCCGCGGCGAAGACGGTCAGAGTTTGGTTCATCAaggtgaggaagatgaaggcCATCTACCACACCCTCAACCTCTGCAACATCGACGTCACGCAGAAGTGTCTGATCGCGGAGGTGTGGTGCCCCGTCTCCGACCTGGACTCCATCCAGTTCGCACTACGCAGGGGGACG GAGAAGAGCGGCTCCACTGTTCCCTCCATCCTCAACAGGATGCAAACCAaacagaccccacccacctacaacaagacaaacaagtTCACCTCAGGTTTCCAGAACATCGTGGATGCTTATGGAATTGGCAGCTACCGTGAGATTAACCCAG CACCATACACCATCATCACCTTCCCCTTCCTGTTCGCCGTCATGTTCGGCGACCTGGGCCACGGGACGCTCATGACCTGCGCTGCTCTGTACCTCGTGTTGAGAGAGAGCAGACTGATGGCCCAGAAGAACGACAACGAG ATGTTCAGCATGGTGTTTGCGGGGCGCTACATCATCCTACTGATGGGAATCTTCTCAATGTACACTGGCATTATTTACAACGACTGCTTCTCGAAGTCCTTAAATGTGTTTGGCTCTGGATGGAGCGTCAAGCCCATGTTCATGCGTCAGAGAGGAGGCAACTGGAC GTTTGACACACTTGAAGGCAATGCGGTTCTGCAGTTGGACCCAGTTATAGACGGAGTTTTCAACGGACCTTACCCCATAGGGATCGACCCA ATATGGAGCATTTCCACCAACAAGTTGACATTCTTGAACTCCTTTAAAATGAAGATGTCTGTTATCCTGGGAGTCATCCACATGACTTTTGGAGTCACTCTCAGTCTCTTCAACCACCT GTATTTCAAGAAGCCGTTGAATATCTACCTGGGTTTCATCCCAGAGATTGTCTTCATGACCAGTCTGTTCGGCTACCTGGTCATCCTTATCTTCTATAAGTGGGTCTCATATGATGCGCGCATCTCCAAGGACGCCCCCAGTCTGCTCATCGCCTTTATCAACATGTTCCTCTTCAACTACGACGACCCCAGTAACAAACCTCTttacagaggacag ATGGTCCTGCAGTCATTCCTGGTGGTGATCGCCTTGGCATGTGTTCCCTGTATGTTAATAGTAAAAACCCTGATTCTGCGGAGACAGTATTTGTGGCGGAAAAATCTG GGTACACAGAACTTTGGAGGGATCAGGGTGGGGAATGGGCCCACAGAGGATGAGGCTGAAATCATCCAGCATGACCAGCTGTCGCAGCACTCTGAGGAGGAACCTGAG TTTAACTTCGGGGACGTCGCGGTGCATCAGGCAATTCACACCATAGAGTACTGCTTGGGCTGTATCTCCAACACGGCGTCCTACCTGAGGCTTTGGGCTCTCAGTCTGGCTCATGCTC AGCTCTCAGAGGTGCTGTGGACCATGGTGATGCGCATTGGTCTTTCTTCTCGCGGCCTGGGCGGCTTCATCCTTCTGGCCATAGTCTTTTACTTCTTCGCTGTGCTCACGGTCGCCATCCTGCTCATCATGGAGGGTCTGTCAGCCTTCCTGCACGCACTGCGACTGCACTG GGTGGAGTTCCAAAACAAGTTTTACACAGGCCAGGGCTTCAAGTTCCTCCCTTTCACCTTCGACAGTATCCTAGACGGGAGATTCGAGGACTAA
- the cavin1a gene encoding caveolae-associated protein 1 codes for MADTGVKKEHAAVEEVHYDDDEVALVAATTDPAVDDDDDDEPSQEMDLILATGSGGKSEAQMNGAMVLSLLDKIIGVVDKIQQTQNGLEARQQAMEKSVSTIQGELAKLSKNHVGTANTVNKMLEKVRKVSVNVKMVRSNLERQAGQIKKLESNENELLKRRNFKVLIYQDQVKAPKASKVKTAETVVEGTAVEGLEKIPEEGQEGLPVSLNSDEEVEVEDIIHETRKKRFQRTTKQQVDSLKKVFSKEEIEKTKLKTKENLEKTRQKTRENLEKTRQKTRDNLEKTKHSLEKKIGKLGTRMTPNMERRAKMKSSKEKVKKSLTPDHKVYARSKTTVYRVPPFTFHVKKIRDGEAEVVQNTEMEEVADAEIQPEGDENGLGVHVEVEEGELVCVDSPEMDTLLEVTEDTQLVSVEPDHLKKAQSD; via the exons ATGGCGGATACAGGTGTCAAGAAGGAGCATGCAGCTGTTGAGGAAGTgcattatgatgatgatgaggtaGCTCTGGTGGCTGCTACCACAGACCCGGCAGtagacgatgatgatgatgatgaaccgTCTCAGGAGATGGACCTGATACTGGCCACCGGCTCAGGAGGCAAGAGCGAGGCTCAGATGAACGGAGCCATGGTCCTCTCTCTGCTAGACAAGATAATTGGGGTGGTGGACAAAATCCAGCAGACCCAGAATGGGCTCGAGGCTCGGCAGCAGGCCATGGAGAAGTCGGTGTCAACCATCCAAGGGGAGCTGGCGAAGCTGTCCAAGAACCACGTCGGCACTGCCAACACCGTCAACAAAATGCTGGAGAAGGTGCGCAAGGTCAGCGTCAACGTCAAGATGGTGCGCAGCAACCTGGAGAGGCAGGCGGGCCAGATCAAGAAGCTGGAGAGCAACGAGAACGAGCTGCTCAAGAGGCGCAACTTCAAAGTCCTCATCTACCAG GACCAAGTGAAGGCACCAAAGGCGTCTAAAGTCAAGACAGCAGAGACGGTAGTTGAGGGTACAGCAGTGGAAGGCCTTGAGAAAATACCTGAGGAGGGACAAGAGGGTTTACCAGTCAGTCTCAACTCGGatgaagaggtggaggtggaggataTAATCCACGAGACTCGTAAAAAGCGCTTCCAACGTACAACCAAACAGCAAGTGGACAGCCTAAAGAAAGTCTTCTCCAAAGAAGAAATTGAGAAGACCAAATTAAAGACCAAGGAAAACTTGGAGAAGACCAGGCAGAAAACCCGCGAGAACCTGGAGAAGACGAGACAGAAAACCCGTGACAACCTGGAGAAAACCAAGCACAGTCTGGAGAAGAAGATCGGCAAGCTCGGGACCCGCATGACCCCCAACATGGAACGAAGGGCAAAGATGAAGAGCTCTAAAGAGAAGGTTAAGAAGTCCCTCACCCCTGACCATAAAGTGTACGCCCGCTCCAAGACCACCGTGTACCGCGTTCCCCCGTTTACCTTCCACGTTAAGAAGATCCGAGATGGGGAGGCGGAGGTCGTGCAGAacacagagatggaggaggtggccGACGCCGAGATTCAGCCCGAGGGAGACGAGAACGGGCTGGGTGTGCATGTGGAGGTGGAAGAAGGGGAGCTGGTGTGTGTCGACAGCCCGGAGATGGATACTCTGCTGGAGGTGACTGAGGACACTCAGCTGGTCAGTGTGGAGCCAGACCACCTAAAGAAGGCCCAAAGCGACTAG
- the atp6v0a1a gene encoding V-type proton ATPase 116 kDa subunit a isoform X2 has product MGELFRSEEMTLAQLFLQSEAAYCCVSELGEIGMVQFRDLNPDVNVFQRKFVNEVRRCEEMDRKLRFVEKEIKKANIPIIDTGENPEVPFPRDMIDLEATFEKLENELKEINTNQEALKKNFLELTELKHILRRTQQFFDEMEDPSLLEESSILLEPNDPHRAPLRLGFVAGVIGRERIPTFERMLWRVCRGNVFLRQADIEDSLEDPTTGDQVHKSVFIIFFQGDQLKNRVKKICEGFRATLYPCPETPQERKEMLAGVNARIDDLQMVLNQTEDHRQRVLQAAAKTVRVWFIKVRKMKAIYHTLNLCNIDVTQKCLIAEVWCPVSDLDSIQFALRRGTEKSGSTVPSILNRMQTKQTPPTYNKTNKFTSGFQNIVDAYGIGSYREINPAPYTIITFPFLFAVMFGDLGHGTLMTCAALYLVLRESRLMAQKNDNEMFSMVFAGRYIILLMGIFSMYTGIIYNDCFSKSLNVFGSGWSVKPMFMRQRGGNWTFDTLEGNAVLQLDPVIDGVFNGPYPIGIDPIWSISTNKLTFLNSFKMKMSVILGVIHMTFGVTLSLFNHLYFKKPLNIYLGFIPEIVFMTSLFGYLVILIFYKWVSYDARISKDAPSLLIAFINMFLFNYDDPSNKPLYRGQMVLQSFLVVIALACVPCMLIVKTLILRRQYLWRKNLGTQNFGGIRVGNGPTEDEAEIIQHDQLSQHSEEEPEASEEEEFNFGDVAVHQAIHTIEYCLGCISNTASYLRLWALSLAHAQLSEVLWTMVMRIGLSSRGLGGFILLAIVFYFFAVLTVAILLIMEGLSAFLHALRLHWVEFQNKFYTGQGFKFLPFTFDSILDGRFED; this is encoded by the exons ATGGGAGAACTCTTCAGAAGTGAAGAGATGACCCTGGCGCAGCTCTTCCTCCAGTCGGAAGCTGCTTACTGCTGTGTCAGTGAGCTGGGAGAGATCGGGATGGTGCAGTTTCGCGAT CTAAATCCGGATGTGAACGTGTTCCAGCGGAAGTTTGTCAACGAAGTGCGGCGATGTGAGGAGATGGATCGCAAACTGA GGTttgtggaaaaagaaattaagaagGCCAACATCCCGATAATTGACACCGGAGAAAACCCTGAAGTCCCCTTTCCGAGGGACATGATCGACCTCGAG GCCACTTTCGAGAAGCTCGAGAACGAACTgaaggaaataaatacaaaccaagaGGCCCTGAAGAAGAACTTCCTGGAGCTGACCGAGCTCAAGCACATTCTGCGGCGCACGCAACAATTTTTTGACGAG ATGGAAGATCCCAGTTTACTCGAGGAGTCGTCGATTCTCCTGGAGCCCAACGATCCACACAGAGCCCCGCTCAGACTGGG GTTTGTAGCTGGAGTCATCGGCAGGGAACGTATTCCCACATTTGAGAGGATGCTGTGGAGAGTTTGCAGAGGAAACGTGTTCCTGAGGCAGGCAGATATTGAAGATTCTCTGGAGGACCCAACTACG GGCGACCAGGTCCACAAGTCTGTCTTCATCATATTCTTCCAGGGAGACCAGCTCAAGAACAGAGTCAAGAAAATCTGCGAGGG ATTCAGAGCAACACTGTACCCGTGCCCAGAAACGCCccaggagaggaaagagatgcTGGCGGGAGTGAACGCTCGCATCGACGACCTGCAAATG GTGCTGAACCAGACCGAGGACCACAGGCAGAGGGTCCTGCAGGCCGCGGCGAAGACGGTCAGAGTTTGGTTCATCAaggtgaggaagatgaaggcCATCTACCACACCCTCAACCTCTGCAACATCGACGTCACGCAGAAGTGTCTGATCGCGGAGGTGTGGTGCCCCGTCTCCGACCTGGACTCCATCCAGTTCGCACTACGCAGGGGGACG GAGAAGAGCGGCTCCACTGTTCCCTCCATCCTCAACAGGATGCAAACCAaacagaccccacccacctacaacaagacaaacaagtTCACCTCAGGTTTCCAGAACATCGTGGATGCTTATGGAATTGGCAGCTACCGTGAGATTAACCCAG CACCATACACCATCATCACCTTCCCCTTCCTGTTCGCCGTCATGTTCGGCGACCTGGGCCACGGGACGCTCATGACCTGCGCTGCTCTGTACCTCGTGTTGAGAGAGAGCAGACTGATGGCCCAGAAGAACGACAACGAG ATGTTCAGCATGGTGTTTGCGGGGCGCTACATCATCCTACTGATGGGAATCTTCTCAATGTACACTGGCATTATTTACAACGACTGCTTCTCGAAGTCCTTAAATGTGTTTGGCTCTGGATGGAGCGTCAAGCCCATGTTCATGCGTCAGAGAGGAGGCAACTGGAC GTTTGACACACTTGAAGGCAATGCGGTTCTGCAGTTGGACCCAGTTATAGACGGAGTTTTCAACGGACCTTACCCCATAGGGATCGACCCA ATATGGAGCATTTCCACCAACAAGTTGACATTCTTGAACTCCTTTAAAATGAAGATGTCTGTTATCCTGGGAGTCATCCACATGACTTTTGGAGTCACTCTCAGTCTCTTCAACCACCT GTATTTCAAGAAGCCGTTGAATATCTACCTGGGTTTCATCCCAGAGATTGTCTTCATGACCAGTCTGTTCGGCTACCTGGTCATCCTTATCTTCTATAAGTGGGTCTCATATGATGCGCGCATCTCCAAGGACGCCCCCAGTCTGCTCATCGCCTTTATCAACATGTTCCTCTTCAACTACGACGACCCCAGTAACAAACCTCTttacagaggacag ATGGTCCTGCAGTCATTCCTGGTGGTGATCGCCTTGGCATGTGTTCCCTGTATGTTAATAGTAAAAACCCTGATTCTGCGGAGACAGTATTTGTGGCGGAAAAATCTG GGTACACAGAACTTTGGAGGGATCAGGGTGGGGAATGGGCCCACAGAGGATGAGGCTGAAATCATCCAGCATGACCAGCTGTCGCAGCACTCTGAGGAGGAACCTGAG Gccagtgaggaggaagag TTTAACTTCGGGGACGTCGCGGTGCATCAGGCAATTCACACCATAGAGTACTGCTTGGGCTGTATCTCCAACACGGCGTCCTACCTGAGGCTTTGGGCTCTCAGTCTGGCTCATGCTC AGCTCTCAGAGGTGCTGTGGACCATGGTGATGCGCATTGGTCTTTCTTCTCGCGGCCTGGGCGGCTTCATCCTTCTGGCCATAGTCTTTTACTTCTTCGCTGTGCTCACGGTCGCCATCCTGCTCATCATGGAGGGTCTGTCAGCCTTCCTGCACGCACTGCGACTGCACTG GGTGGAGTTCCAAAACAAGTTTTACACAGGCCAGGGCTTCAAGTTCCTCCCTTTCACCTTCGACAGTATCCTAGACGGGAGATTCGAGGACTAA
- the atp6v0a1a gene encoding V-type proton ATPase 116 kDa subunit a isoform X1, producing the protein MGELFRSEEMTLAQLFLQSEAAYCCVSELGEIGMVQFRDLNPDVNVFQRKFVNEVRRCEEMDRKLRFVEKEIKKANIPIIDTGENPEVPFPRDMIDLEATFEKLENELKEINTNQEALKKNFLELTELKHILRRTQQFFDEMEDPSLLEESSILLEPNDPHRAPLRLGFVAGVIGRERIPTFERMLWRVCRGNVFLRQADIEDSLEDPTTGDQVHKSVFIIFFQGDQLKNRVKKICEGFRATLYPCPETPQERKEMLAGVNARIDDLQMVLNQTEDHRQRVLQAAAKTVRVWFIKVRKMKAIYHTLNLCNIDVTQKCLIAEVWCPVSDLDSIQFALRRGTEKSGSTVPSILNRMQTKQTPPTYNKTNKFTSGFQNIVDAYGIGSYREINPAPYTIITFPFLFAVMFGDLGHGTLMTCAALYLVLRESRLMAQKNDNEMFSMVFAGRYIILLMGIFSMYTGIIYNDCFSKSLNVFGSGWSVKPMFMRQRGGNWTFDTLEGNAVLQLDPVIDGVFNGPYPIGIDPIWSISTNKLTFLNSFKMKMSVILGVIHMTFGVTLSLFNHLYFKKPLNIYLGFIPEIVFMTSLFGYLVILIFYKWVSYDARISKDAPSLLIAFINMFLFNYDDPSNKPLYRGQMVLQSFLVVIALACVPCMLIVKTLILRRQYLWRKNLGTQNFGGIRVGNGPTEDEAEIIQHDQLSQHSEEEPERCLLSPAFKASEEEEFNFGDVAVHQAIHTIEYCLGCISNTASYLRLWALSLAHAQLSEVLWTMVMRIGLSSRGLGGFILLAIVFYFFAVLTVAILLIMEGLSAFLHALRLHWVEFQNKFYTGQGFKFLPFTFDSILDGRFED; encoded by the exons ATGGGAGAACTCTTCAGAAGTGAAGAGATGACCCTGGCGCAGCTCTTCCTCCAGTCGGAAGCTGCTTACTGCTGTGTCAGTGAGCTGGGAGAGATCGGGATGGTGCAGTTTCGCGAT CTAAATCCGGATGTGAACGTGTTCCAGCGGAAGTTTGTCAACGAAGTGCGGCGATGTGAGGAGATGGATCGCAAACTGA GGTttgtggaaaaagaaattaagaagGCCAACATCCCGATAATTGACACCGGAGAAAACCCTGAAGTCCCCTTTCCGAGGGACATGATCGACCTCGAG GCCACTTTCGAGAAGCTCGAGAACGAACTgaaggaaataaatacaaaccaagaGGCCCTGAAGAAGAACTTCCTGGAGCTGACCGAGCTCAAGCACATTCTGCGGCGCACGCAACAATTTTTTGACGAG ATGGAAGATCCCAGTTTACTCGAGGAGTCGTCGATTCTCCTGGAGCCCAACGATCCACACAGAGCCCCGCTCAGACTGGG GTTTGTAGCTGGAGTCATCGGCAGGGAACGTATTCCCACATTTGAGAGGATGCTGTGGAGAGTTTGCAGAGGAAACGTGTTCCTGAGGCAGGCAGATATTGAAGATTCTCTGGAGGACCCAACTACG GGCGACCAGGTCCACAAGTCTGTCTTCATCATATTCTTCCAGGGAGACCAGCTCAAGAACAGAGTCAAGAAAATCTGCGAGGG ATTCAGAGCAACACTGTACCCGTGCCCAGAAACGCCccaggagaggaaagagatgcTGGCGGGAGTGAACGCTCGCATCGACGACCTGCAAATG GTGCTGAACCAGACCGAGGACCACAGGCAGAGGGTCCTGCAGGCCGCGGCGAAGACGGTCAGAGTTTGGTTCATCAaggtgaggaagatgaaggcCATCTACCACACCCTCAACCTCTGCAACATCGACGTCACGCAGAAGTGTCTGATCGCGGAGGTGTGGTGCCCCGTCTCCGACCTGGACTCCATCCAGTTCGCACTACGCAGGGGGACG GAGAAGAGCGGCTCCACTGTTCCCTCCATCCTCAACAGGATGCAAACCAaacagaccccacccacctacaacaagacaaacaagtTCACCTCAGGTTTCCAGAACATCGTGGATGCTTATGGAATTGGCAGCTACCGTGAGATTAACCCAG CACCATACACCATCATCACCTTCCCCTTCCTGTTCGCCGTCATGTTCGGCGACCTGGGCCACGGGACGCTCATGACCTGCGCTGCTCTGTACCTCGTGTTGAGAGAGAGCAGACTGATGGCCCAGAAGAACGACAACGAG ATGTTCAGCATGGTGTTTGCGGGGCGCTACATCATCCTACTGATGGGAATCTTCTCAATGTACACTGGCATTATTTACAACGACTGCTTCTCGAAGTCCTTAAATGTGTTTGGCTCTGGATGGAGCGTCAAGCCCATGTTCATGCGTCAGAGAGGAGGCAACTGGAC GTTTGACACACTTGAAGGCAATGCGGTTCTGCAGTTGGACCCAGTTATAGACGGAGTTTTCAACGGACCTTACCCCATAGGGATCGACCCA ATATGGAGCATTTCCACCAACAAGTTGACATTCTTGAACTCCTTTAAAATGAAGATGTCTGTTATCCTGGGAGTCATCCACATGACTTTTGGAGTCACTCTCAGTCTCTTCAACCACCT GTATTTCAAGAAGCCGTTGAATATCTACCTGGGTTTCATCCCAGAGATTGTCTTCATGACCAGTCTGTTCGGCTACCTGGTCATCCTTATCTTCTATAAGTGGGTCTCATATGATGCGCGCATCTCCAAGGACGCCCCCAGTCTGCTCATCGCCTTTATCAACATGTTCCTCTTCAACTACGACGACCCCAGTAACAAACCTCTttacagaggacag ATGGTCCTGCAGTCATTCCTGGTGGTGATCGCCTTGGCATGTGTTCCCTGTATGTTAATAGTAAAAACCCTGATTCTGCGGAGACAGTATTTGTGGCGGAAAAATCTG GGTACACAGAACTTTGGAGGGATCAGGGTGGGGAATGGGCCCACAGAGGATGAGGCTGAAATCATCCAGCATGACCAGCTGTCGCAGCACTCTGAGGAGGAACCTGAG CGTTGCCTTTTGTCACCTGCTTTCAAGGccagtgaggaggaagag TTTAACTTCGGGGACGTCGCGGTGCATCAGGCAATTCACACCATAGAGTACTGCTTGGGCTGTATCTCCAACACGGCGTCCTACCTGAGGCTTTGGGCTCTCAGTCTGGCTCATGCTC AGCTCTCAGAGGTGCTGTGGACCATGGTGATGCGCATTGGTCTTTCTTCTCGCGGCCTGGGCGGCTTCATCCTTCTGGCCATAGTCTTTTACTTCTTCGCTGTGCTCACGGTCGCCATCCTGCTCATCATGGAGGGTCTGTCAGCCTTCCTGCACGCACTGCGACTGCACTG GGTGGAGTTCCAAAACAAGTTTTACACAGGCCAGGGCTTCAAGTTCCTCCCTTTCACCTTCGACAGTATCCTAGACGGGAGATTCGAGGACTAA